The Pseudomonas allokribbensis genome has a window encoding:
- a CDS encoding Imm32 family immunity protein — MEKLTKFTVHGTDIGSGESVQLDEVSIHADPQTIRELGVFLINASYEMSANGLEHMHLQDVVKDFDHEANVDFIALNSCLVEVV; from the coding sequence ATGGAAAAATTAACTAAATTCACTGTGCACGGAACCGATATCGGGAGTGGTGAAAGTGTCCAGCTTGATGAGGTTTCGATTCATGCGGATCCACAAACGATTAGAGAGCTTGGTGTTTTTCTAATTAATGCGTCATATGAAATGTCAGCGAATGGCCTTGAACATATGCACCTTCAAGATGTGGTCAAGGACTTCGACCATGAAGCGAATGTGGACTTCATAGCACTGAATAGCTGTTTGGTGGAAGTTGTATAA
- a CDS encoding DUF4265 domain-containing protein, producing the protein MEKVFFRLAVTDDYPPVSSESVWAERLASGAFIVRNIPFYSKDACLDDEVLVKPGADGEHYFERVITSSGNSTIRIVFFDAGKAHVSAVLGSLVNIGCTWEGMSKRFFSVNIPANVPLGEMIEKLADGEEKGWLDYEYGLLRQ; encoded by the coding sequence GTGGAAAAGGTTTTTTTTAGATTGGCGGTAACGGATGACTATCCACCTGTCTCTAGCGAAAGCGTCTGGGCAGAGCGATTGGCTTCCGGTGCATTCATTGTGAGGAACATTCCGTTCTACTCGAAGGATGCTTGTCTTGATGACGAGGTGCTAGTCAAGCCAGGTGCCGACGGTGAGCATTATTTTGAGCGGGTTATCACGAGCAGTGGTAACAGCACAATCAGGATCGTTTTTTTTGATGCGGGAAAAGCACACGTATCGGCTGTCTTGGGTTCACTGGTCAACATTGGATGCACGTGGGAAGGCATGAGCAAACGCTTCTTTTCTGTGAATATTCCGGCTAACGTTCCCCTTGGTGAAATGATAGAAAAATTGGCCGATGGTGAGGAAAAGGGGTGGCTGGATTACGAATATGGGCTACTCCGTCAGTAA